The following coding sequences are from one Thunnus maccoyii chromosome 17, fThuMac1.1, whole genome shotgun sequence window:
- the akap12b gene encoding A-kinase anchor protein 12b isoform X2 — translation MLGTITLTVGQPDGVSVAQKEEAPETMDTIQDEVAPQVNGEKVEKESPDANDISVVEEKAAEEKPDDASEVGFKKIFRFVGFKFTLKKDRSEEKDPVKLLTVKDKEGEEVSATDEPAKEKEEEAATAEEKSTTEEKEANTEASTAEAEVSKDTDKAETTDVSGDNIAAETTDEAVKEEGAEKEGEMSPPSQENTVSSFRKFFSGGLFSNLRKKASIKKTKEEEDKEAAVEEETAKTEETAAVVEDKEEKVEAEQETKEEAPVTPEEEKSEPKEEAPATPEEAKSEPTPEPEATSETPAPTETTTDEVKQDEEKTLPSVEEEKAPAEVTSEAELLSSQEKVKPQGSPLKKLFTGAGLKKLSTKKQKNKKDTETKLTESGEQASEQLQSSTESAEAPKTDSGPSSPEESGEHVLAVEVSQLESSQETDGEVTSDGEKKKDGIIAWSSFKKLVTPKKRVKRSSESEDEATGEKPAKSATLSSSESTALADKSVEEEVKEDKPSEEEPKTETTEKLVSSNEEPKKKMDTSVSWEALMCMGGPKKRTRRTSDSDDEETKIEEDAPEAAAAAAAAEEEEQEGKAEVALVTSQNTESEGEVASSPEPLNSPPERESAWDTLKRIVMSKKVKAEEKAEESAEHVQSDSEAPKDDSSFSLRKFFPGRRKKKSDKQASTEQGSGEEDSDTPAVVPLSEYDEQVQDTQEEPAESATVQIKVSAEDRSPSWIPAIMEDIDDNHDQQLSDIPEEAENAATPKSVDTDVADDESEDQAILSPKAAGRTGRRLSTAEVKPVAQAPPAETTPVPQGPKSESAKEVVEGIEAQINEIPVKTSVTVEDVPVEVATEKIEYEPPTESAESKTNTILEPHSSGEAMAICTGLGTKEIAKVALEKPAMPIRECVAVIRDGLSTEVSIEEKEAKIEEANLAEDLVLKAQVHQVETTLLEHAVENSLSEMADIQAATESYEPDIEKVGIISTVLEESEVVQPTTMTENSPKAVVVNPITPTSETAVCIQSVEVTEQTVETKEVEMEMEQLAATEEMTPVKEIVQVVTNEISSAICDATKNTGTKETEPAIPVVLLSEEIPVITETVVLVAPSSVEPDQVATSDVVVMENASVSEPVGDEPIQVQETKEEETVVESVEATTIETPETEIHAVIEQTSEKMVDIEDDVQQASQIEAQSMVIAQTVILDAVDKVSEDAPEPKKPATPTTTIPAPVQAVATTEKEIEIPAETPIITDTPVAVVCEKPAPKSPQPLHVAMEVIDTIPIEVTESLGASVEEEKKSEEGLKKAVEVKVSEEIVIVEEVLEIKADSPTDEALEEVKEEPSKETAEVQEAAEEVKPQSEETKSAPSEEDKENVTESHAPVQMVLQIAQVVEELTVEEEAVVEFDSNGPVGAEDTDVKDEKPESEKQESESLSTQSEEPEMTASAEVATPSQVTEAAASQPETEKSPSGKCAEVMAQVIEVIEEAVKEIEPVSTEITAAS, via the exons ATGCTTGGAACAATTACTCTAACAG TTGGCCAACCAGATGGTGTGTCTGTAGCTCAGAAGGAGGAGGCTCCTGAGACTATGGACACCATCCAGGATGAAGTGGCTCCTCAAGTGAATGGCGAGAAAGTGGAGAAAGAGTCTCCTGATGCCAATGACATCTCCGTTGTTGAGGAGAAGGCAGCGGAGGAGAAACCTGATGATGCCAGCGAAGTGGGCTTCAAGAAGATCTTCCGTTTTGTGGGCTTTAAGTTCACACTGAAGAAGGACAGAAGTGAGGAGAAAGATCCTGTGAAGCTACTGACAGTCAAAGataaagaaggagaggaggtcAGTGCAACTGATGAACCTgcaaaggagaaggaggaggaagctgCCACTGCTGAGGAGAAGAGCACGACTGAAGAAAAGGAGGCTAACACAGAGGCATCTACTGCTGAGGCTGAAGTCAGTAAAGATACTGATAAGGCTGAAACCACTGATGTCTCAGGTGACAACATTGCAGCTGAAACTACTGATGAAGCAGTCAAGGAGGAAGGAGCTGAGAAGGAAGGTGAGATGAGTCCACCATCCCAGGAGAACACTGTGTCCTCCTTCAGGAAGTTCTTCAGCGGAGGACTCTTCTCTAACCTGCGAAAGAAAGCCAGCATcaagaagacaaaagaagaggaagacaagGAGGCAGCTGTTGAGGAGGAGACAGCCAAGACAgaagaaactgctgctgttgtggaAGATAAGGAGGAGAAGGTTGAAGCAGAGCAAGAAACAAAGGAGGAGGCACCAGTGACTCCAGAGGAAGAAAAATCAGAGCCCAAGGAAGAGGCACCAGCTACTCCTGAGGAAGCAAAATCAGAGCCAACCCCAGAGCCTGAGGCCACTAGTGAAACTCCTGCTCCTACAGAAACTACTACTGATGAGGTCAAACAAGACGAGGAGAAGACACTACCTAGTGTGGAAGAGGAAAAAGCTCCAGCAGAGGTGACATCTGAGGCTGAGCTGCTATCATCACAGGAGAAGGTGAAGCCCCAGGGAAGCCCACTGAAAAAGCTTTTCACTGGAGCTGGCTTGAAGAAACTCTCCACTAAGAAACAGAAGAACAAGAAAGATACTGAGACCAAGTTGACTGAGTCTGGGGAGCAGGCGTCTGAGCAACTTCAATCCTCCACTGAGTCAGCAGAGGCTCCAAAAACTGACAGTGGGCCCTCATCTCCAGAGGAGTCAGGAGAGCATGTTCTGGCTGTGGAGGTGAGCCAGCTGGAGTCCAGCCAAGAGACTGATGGTGAAGTTACCTCTgatggagagaagaaaaaagacgGCATCATTGCCTGGTCCTCCTTCAAGAAGCTAGTGACGCCTAAGAAGCGTGTAAAAAGGTCTTCTGAGAGTGAAGATGAAGCCACAGGTGAGAAACCAGCAAAGTCAGCCACCTTGTCCTCTTCTGAGAGCACTGCATTAGCAGATAAGAGCGttgaggaggaggtgaaggaggataAGCCCTCTGAGGAAGAGCCAAAGACTGAAACCACTGAGAAATTGGTCAGCAGCAATGAGGAGCCCAAAAAGAAAATGGACACCTCTGTGTCCTGGGAGGCTCTGATGTGTATGGGTGGACCCAAAAAGAGGACTAGAAGGACCTCTGATTCTGATGATGAGGAGACCAAGATTGAAGAGGATGCtccagaagcagcagcagcagcagcagcagcagaagaagaagagcaggaggGCAAAGCTGAGGTTGCTCTCGTTACCTCCCAAAACACTGAGAGTGAAGGTGAAGTTGCTTCCTCCCCTGAACCTTTAAATAGCCCCCCTGAGAGAGAGTCAGCTTGGGACACACTGAAACGCATAGTTATGTCAAAGAAGGTCAAAGCTGAGGAAAAGGCTGAGGAGAGCGCAGAACACGTCCAGTCAGACAGTGAAGCACCCAAAGATGACTCGTCATTCTCTTTGAGAAAGTTCTTCCCAGGACGCAGGAAGAAGAAGTCTGACAAACAAGCCTCCACTGAACAGGGCTCAGGTGAGGAGGACTCTGACACTCCAGCAGTGGTTCCTCTTTCAGAGTATGACGAACAAGTTCAAGATACACAGGAGGAACCAGCAGAGTCAGCTACAGTCCAAATCAAAGTGTCTGCTGAAGATAGATCCCCTTCATGGATCCCAGCCATCATGGAAGATATTGATGACAACCATGATCAGCAGCTGAGTGACATTCCAGAGGAAGCAGAGAACGCTGCCACACCAAAGTCTGTTGACACTGACGTGGCAGATGATGAATCTGAAGACCAGGCTATTCTGTCTCCTAAAGCTGCAGGACGCACAGGGCGCAGACTGTCCACAGCTGAGGTGAAACCTGTTGCTCAAGCTCCACCTGCAGAAACCACCCCTGTTCCTCAGGGACCCAAGTCAGAAAGTGCAAAGGAGGTCGTGGAGGGTATTGAGGCCCAAATCAATGAAATTCCAGTCAAGACATCTGTGACTGTTGAAGATGTGCCAGTAGAGGTAGCCACTGAAAAAATTGAGTATGAACCACCAACTGAGAGTGCTGAATCCAAGACAAATACCATCCTGGAGCCACACTCTAGTGGCGAGGCCATGGCTATCTGCACTGGCCTAGGAACCAAGGAGATTGCCAAAGTAGCTCTGGAGAAACCTGCAATGCCCATCAGAGAGTGTGTGGCTGTAATCCGTGATGGTTTAAGTACAGAGGTGTCAATTGAAGAAAAGGAGGCAAAGATTGAGGAAGCCAATCTTGCAGAAGATTTGGTGCTCAAGGCCCAAGTGCACCAAGTAGAAACCACTCTGCTTGAGCATGCTGTTGAAAATTCATTGAGTGAAATGGCAGACATTCAAGCCGCCACTGAGAGCTATGAACCCGACATTGAGAAGGTTGGAATCATCAGCACTGTTCTGGAGGAGTCTGAAGTGGTTCAGCCCACGACCATGACTGAGAACTCTCCTAAAGCTGTAGTAGTCAATCCCATTACACCAACATCTGAAACTGCTGTCTGCATCCAGAGTGTAGAAGTCACTGAGCAAACTGTGGAAACCAAGGAAGTGGAAATGGAAATGGAGCAACTTGCTGCCACTGAAGAAATGACCCCTGTAAAAGAAATAGTTCAAGTTGTGACTAATGAGATATCATCCGCCATATGTGATGCCACAAAGAACACCGGCACCAAGGAGACCGAGCCAGCCATTCCTGTAGTTTTACTAAGTGAGGAGATTCCTGTTATCACAGAAACAGTGGTCCTTGTCGCCCCGAGCAGTGTGGAGCCTGACCAAGTGGCAACCTCCGACGTGGTGGTCATGGAAAATGCATCAGTGTCAGAGCCAGTCGGTGATGAGCCAATCCAGGTGCAGGAAACCAAGGAGGAGGAAACAGTCGTAGAGTCTGTGGAGGCCACTACCATTGAAACACCAGAGACAGAGATCCATGCTGTCATTGAGCAGACCAGCGAGAAGATGGTGGATATCGAAGATGACGTGCAGCAGGCCAGTCAAATTGAGGCCCAGAGCATGGTCATTGCCCAGACGGTCATTCTGGATGCCGTGGACAAAGTTTCAGAAGATGCACCTGAACCCAAAAAGCCAGCCACCCCAACTACCACCATCCCAGCACCAGTCCAGGCAGTAGCAACcacagagaaagagattgaGATCCCAGCAGAGACCCCTATTATCACTGACACCCCTGTTGCTGTCGTCTGCGAAAAACCAGCACCTAAGTCACCACAGCCACTGCACGTTGCCATGGAAGTCATTGACACAATCCCAATAGAGGTCACAGAGAGCCTTGGTGCCTCtgtagaggaggagaaaaaatcAGAGGAAGGGTTGAAGAAAGCTGTGGAGGTAAAAGTAAGTGAAGAAATCGTCATAGTGGAAGAAGTTTTAGAGATAAAGGCAGATAGTCCAACAGATGAAGCTCTTGAAGAGGTCAAGGAGGAGCCAAGCAAGGAAACAGCAGAAGTACAAGAAGCAGCTGAGGAAGTGAAACCACAATCAGAGGAAACCAAGTCCGCCCCTTCAGAGGAGGACAAGGAGAACGTGACTGAGAGCCACGCGCCAGTCCAGATGGTTCTGCAGATAGCACAGGTGGTTGAGGAACTGACAGTAGAAGAGGAGGCCGTGGTAGAGTTTGACAGCAACGGTCCTGTGGGCGCTGAAGACACTGATGTTAAAGATGAGAAAcctgaaagtgaaaaacaagagtCAGAAAGTCTCTCGACGCAGTCAGAAGAACCTGAAATGACAGCTTCTGCAGAGGTCGCCACTCCCAGCCAAGTGACAGAGGcagcagccagccagccagaGACAGAGAAATCACCATCGGGAAAGTGTGCAGAGGTGATGGCGCAGGTGATCGAAGTGATTGAGGAGGCTGTGAAGGAGATTGAGCCTGTGTCCACAGAGATCACAGCAGCATCATGA
- the akap12b gene encoding A-kinase anchor protein 12b isoform X1 codes for MGAESSVQRDVKSQEDASASASAGELSAEVKVLQEGGSVLDSKALQKNGQISSTTSLNGHSEDNTLAEVGQPDGVSVAQKEEAPETMDTIQDEVAPQVNGEKVEKESPDANDISVVEEKAAEEKPDDASEVGFKKIFRFVGFKFTLKKDRSEEKDPVKLLTVKDKEGEEVSATDEPAKEKEEEAATAEEKSTTEEKEANTEASTAEAEVSKDTDKAETTDVSGDNIAAETTDEAVKEEGAEKEGEMSPPSQENTVSSFRKFFSGGLFSNLRKKASIKKTKEEEDKEAAVEEETAKTEETAAVVEDKEEKVEAEQETKEEAPVTPEEEKSEPKEEAPATPEEAKSEPTPEPEATSETPAPTETTTDEVKQDEEKTLPSVEEEKAPAEVTSEAELLSSQEKVKPQGSPLKKLFTGAGLKKLSTKKQKNKKDTETKLTESGEQASEQLQSSTESAEAPKTDSGPSSPEESGEHVLAVEVSQLESSQETDGEVTSDGEKKKDGIIAWSSFKKLVTPKKRVKRSSESEDEATGEKPAKSATLSSSESTALADKSVEEEVKEDKPSEEEPKTETTEKLVSSNEEPKKKMDTSVSWEALMCMGGPKKRTRRTSDSDDEETKIEEDAPEAAAAAAAAEEEEQEGKAEVALVTSQNTESEGEVASSPEPLNSPPERESAWDTLKRIVMSKKVKAEEKAEESAEHVQSDSEAPKDDSSFSLRKFFPGRRKKKSDKQASTEQGSGEEDSDTPAVVPLSEYDEQVQDTQEEPAESATVQIKVSAEDRSPSWIPAIMEDIDDNHDQQLSDIPEEAENAATPKSVDTDVADDESEDQAILSPKAAGRTGRRLSTAEVKPVAQAPPAETTPVPQGPKSESAKEVVEGIEAQINEIPVKTSVTVEDVPVEVATEKIEYEPPTESAESKTNTILEPHSSGEAMAICTGLGTKEIAKVALEKPAMPIRECVAVIRDGLSTEVSIEEKEAKIEEANLAEDLVLKAQVHQVETTLLEHAVENSLSEMADIQAATESYEPDIEKVGIISTVLEESEVVQPTTMTENSPKAVVVNPITPTSETAVCIQSVEVTEQTVETKEVEMEMEQLAATEEMTPVKEIVQVVTNEISSAICDATKNTGTKETEPAIPVVLLSEEIPVITETVVLVAPSSVEPDQVATSDVVVMENASVSEPVGDEPIQVQETKEEETVVESVEATTIETPETEIHAVIEQTSEKMVDIEDDVQQASQIEAQSMVIAQTVILDAVDKVSEDAPEPKKPATPTTTIPAPVQAVATTEKEIEIPAETPIITDTPVAVVCEKPAPKSPQPLHVAMEVIDTIPIEVTESLGASVEEEKKSEEGLKKAVEVKVSEEIVIVEEVLEIKADSPTDEALEEVKEEPSKETAEVQEAAEEVKPQSEETKSAPSEEDKENVTESHAPVQMVLQIAQVVEELTVEEEAVVEFDSNGPVGAEDTDVKDEKPESEKQESESLSTQSEEPEMTASAEVATPSQVTEAAASQPETEKSPSGKCAEVMAQVIEVIEEAVKEIEPVSTEITAAS; via the coding sequence TTGGCCAACCAGATGGTGTGTCTGTAGCTCAGAAGGAGGAGGCTCCTGAGACTATGGACACCATCCAGGATGAAGTGGCTCCTCAAGTGAATGGCGAGAAAGTGGAGAAAGAGTCTCCTGATGCCAATGACATCTCCGTTGTTGAGGAGAAGGCAGCGGAGGAGAAACCTGATGATGCCAGCGAAGTGGGCTTCAAGAAGATCTTCCGTTTTGTGGGCTTTAAGTTCACACTGAAGAAGGACAGAAGTGAGGAGAAAGATCCTGTGAAGCTACTGACAGTCAAAGataaagaaggagaggaggtcAGTGCAACTGATGAACCTgcaaaggagaaggaggaggaagctgCCACTGCTGAGGAGAAGAGCACGACTGAAGAAAAGGAGGCTAACACAGAGGCATCTACTGCTGAGGCTGAAGTCAGTAAAGATACTGATAAGGCTGAAACCACTGATGTCTCAGGTGACAACATTGCAGCTGAAACTACTGATGAAGCAGTCAAGGAGGAAGGAGCTGAGAAGGAAGGTGAGATGAGTCCACCATCCCAGGAGAACACTGTGTCCTCCTTCAGGAAGTTCTTCAGCGGAGGACTCTTCTCTAACCTGCGAAAGAAAGCCAGCATcaagaagacaaaagaagaggaagacaagGAGGCAGCTGTTGAGGAGGAGACAGCCAAGACAgaagaaactgctgctgttgtggaAGATAAGGAGGAGAAGGTTGAAGCAGAGCAAGAAACAAAGGAGGAGGCACCAGTGACTCCAGAGGAAGAAAAATCAGAGCCCAAGGAAGAGGCACCAGCTACTCCTGAGGAAGCAAAATCAGAGCCAACCCCAGAGCCTGAGGCCACTAGTGAAACTCCTGCTCCTACAGAAACTACTACTGATGAGGTCAAACAAGACGAGGAGAAGACACTACCTAGTGTGGAAGAGGAAAAAGCTCCAGCAGAGGTGACATCTGAGGCTGAGCTGCTATCATCACAGGAGAAGGTGAAGCCCCAGGGAAGCCCACTGAAAAAGCTTTTCACTGGAGCTGGCTTGAAGAAACTCTCCACTAAGAAACAGAAGAACAAGAAAGATACTGAGACCAAGTTGACTGAGTCTGGGGAGCAGGCGTCTGAGCAACTTCAATCCTCCACTGAGTCAGCAGAGGCTCCAAAAACTGACAGTGGGCCCTCATCTCCAGAGGAGTCAGGAGAGCATGTTCTGGCTGTGGAGGTGAGCCAGCTGGAGTCCAGCCAAGAGACTGATGGTGAAGTTACCTCTgatggagagaagaaaaaagacgGCATCATTGCCTGGTCCTCCTTCAAGAAGCTAGTGACGCCTAAGAAGCGTGTAAAAAGGTCTTCTGAGAGTGAAGATGAAGCCACAGGTGAGAAACCAGCAAAGTCAGCCACCTTGTCCTCTTCTGAGAGCACTGCATTAGCAGATAAGAGCGttgaggaggaggtgaaggaggataAGCCCTCTGAGGAAGAGCCAAAGACTGAAACCACTGAGAAATTGGTCAGCAGCAATGAGGAGCCCAAAAAGAAAATGGACACCTCTGTGTCCTGGGAGGCTCTGATGTGTATGGGTGGACCCAAAAAGAGGACTAGAAGGACCTCTGATTCTGATGATGAGGAGACCAAGATTGAAGAGGATGCtccagaagcagcagcagcagcagcagcagcagaagaagaagagcaggaggGCAAAGCTGAGGTTGCTCTCGTTACCTCCCAAAACACTGAGAGTGAAGGTGAAGTTGCTTCCTCCCCTGAACCTTTAAATAGCCCCCCTGAGAGAGAGTCAGCTTGGGACACACTGAAACGCATAGTTATGTCAAAGAAGGTCAAAGCTGAGGAAAAGGCTGAGGAGAGCGCAGAACACGTCCAGTCAGACAGTGAAGCACCCAAAGATGACTCGTCATTCTCTTTGAGAAAGTTCTTCCCAGGACGCAGGAAGAAGAAGTCTGACAAACAAGCCTCCACTGAACAGGGCTCAGGTGAGGAGGACTCTGACACTCCAGCAGTGGTTCCTCTTTCAGAGTATGACGAACAAGTTCAAGATACACAGGAGGAACCAGCAGAGTCAGCTACAGTCCAAATCAAAGTGTCTGCTGAAGATAGATCCCCTTCATGGATCCCAGCCATCATGGAAGATATTGATGACAACCATGATCAGCAGCTGAGTGACATTCCAGAGGAAGCAGAGAACGCTGCCACACCAAAGTCTGTTGACACTGACGTGGCAGATGATGAATCTGAAGACCAGGCTATTCTGTCTCCTAAAGCTGCAGGACGCACAGGGCGCAGACTGTCCACAGCTGAGGTGAAACCTGTTGCTCAAGCTCCACCTGCAGAAACCACCCCTGTTCCTCAGGGACCCAAGTCAGAAAGTGCAAAGGAGGTCGTGGAGGGTATTGAGGCCCAAATCAATGAAATTCCAGTCAAGACATCTGTGACTGTTGAAGATGTGCCAGTAGAGGTAGCCACTGAAAAAATTGAGTATGAACCACCAACTGAGAGTGCTGAATCCAAGACAAATACCATCCTGGAGCCACACTCTAGTGGCGAGGCCATGGCTATCTGCACTGGCCTAGGAACCAAGGAGATTGCCAAAGTAGCTCTGGAGAAACCTGCAATGCCCATCAGAGAGTGTGTGGCTGTAATCCGTGATGGTTTAAGTACAGAGGTGTCAATTGAAGAAAAGGAGGCAAAGATTGAGGAAGCCAATCTTGCAGAAGATTTGGTGCTCAAGGCCCAAGTGCACCAAGTAGAAACCACTCTGCTTGAGCATGCTGTTGAAAATTCATTGAGTGAAATGGCAGACATTCAAGCCGCCACTGAGAGCTATGAACCCGACATTGAGAAGGTTGGAATCATCAGCACTGTTCTGGAGGAGTCTGAAGTGGTTCAGCCCACGACCATGACTGAGAACTCTCCTAAAGCTGTAGTAGTCAATCCCATTACACCAACATCTGAAACTGCTGTCTGCATCCAGAGTGTAGAAGTCACTGAGCAAACTGTGGAAACCAAGGAAGTGGAAATGGAAATGGAGCAACTTGCTGCCACTGAAGAAATGACCCCTGTAAAAGAAATAGTTCAAGTTGTGACTAATGAGATATCATCCGCCATATGTGATGCCACAAAGAACACCGGCACCAAGGAGACCGAGCCAGCCATTCCTGTAGTTTTACTAAGTGAGGAGATTCCTGTTATCACAGAAACAGTGGTCCTTGTCGCCCCGAGCAGTGTGGAGCCTGACCAAGTGGCAACCTCCGACGTGGTGGTCATGGAAAATGCATCAGTGTCAGAGCCAGTCGGTGATGAGCCAATCCAGGTGCAGGAAACCAAGGAGGAGGAAACAGTCGTAGAGTCTGTGGAGGCCACTACCATTGAAACACCAGAGACAGAGATCCATGCTGTCATTGAGCAGACCAGCGAGAAGATGGTGGATATCGAAGATGACGTGCAGCAGGCCAGTCAAATTGAGGCCCAGAGCATGGTCATTGCCCAGACGGTCATTCTGGATGCCGTGGACAAAGTTTCAGAAGATGCACCTGAACCCAAAAAGCCAGCCACCCCAACTACCACCATCCCAGCACCAGTCCAGGCAGTAGCAACcacagagaaagagattgaGATCCCAGCAGAGACCCCTATTATCACTGACACCCCTGTTGCTGTCGTCTGCGAAAAACCAGCACCTAAGTCACCACAGCCACTGCACGTTGCCATGGAAGTCATTGACACAATCCCAATAGAGGTCACAGAGAGCCTTGGTGCCTCtgtagaggaggagaaaaaatcAGAGGAAGGGTTGAAGAAAGCTGTGGAGGTAAAAGTAAGTGAAGAAATCGTCATAGTGGAAGAAGTTTTAGAGATAAAGGCAGATAGTCCAACAGATGAAGCTCTTGAAGAGGTCAAGGAGGAGCCAAGCAAGGAAACAGCAGAAGTACAAGAAGCAGCTGAGGAAGTGAAACCACAATCAGAGGAAACCAAGTCCGCCCCTTCAGAGGAGGACAAGGAGAACGTGACTGAGAGCCACGCGCCAGTCCAGATGGTTCTGCAGATAGCACAGGTGGTTGAGGAACTGACAGTAGAAGAGGAGGCCGTGGTAGAGTTTGACAGCAACGGTCCTGTGGGCGCTGAAGACACTGATGTTAAAGATGAGAAAcctgaaagtgaaaaacaagagtCAGAAAGTCTCTCGACGCAGTCAGAAGAACCTGAAATGACAGCTTCTGCAGAGGTCGCCACTCCCAGCCAAGTGACAGAGGcagcagccagccagccagaGACAGAGAAATCACCATCGGGAAAGTGTGCAGAGGTGATGGCGCAGGTGATCGAAGTGATTGAGGAGGCTGTGAAGGAGATTGAGCCTGTGTCCACAGAGATCACAGCAGCATCATGA
- the zbtb2b gene encoding zinc finger and BTB domain-containing protein 2b, whose translation MELANHGLILLQQLNAQREFGFLCDCTVAIGDVFFKAHKAVLAAFSNYFRMLFIHQDSDCVRLKAADIQPDIFSYLLNLMYTGKLAPQLIDPARLEQGVRFLHAYPLLQEASQSVYSHPEHSINLSTSLYGIQISDQQVAMSARLAARRQLSSPFDMEQLSSEGKCPSTPAAAVAYTDSLPFKLASSPPDMEASTSGTKPTVEEGGTDLLTADGAAANAILHVKPSIMKRSSSFRKHYSCHLCRSRFTQRSLLREHLLQHTQALQQTPSESSNALSPVMTGEHSMLEMEGILKGNKAAANASGAAAAVEVISDSEQTPVSGTNSDSPRAEVSTSSWGFGGINSQADTPPPSDIADIDNLENADLDREVKRRKYECSTCGRKFIQKSHWREHMYIHTGKPFKCSACGKSFCRANQAARHVCLNQGADAYTMVDRQSMELCTAGDDSSQMEAMFLGSSKPYKCNICATTFSSPNEVIKHLCFTQGGLVGQQGNTGAGMLLQREEFSKDEGSDLSNSATPLEPIKTEEILVE comes from the exons ATGGAGTTGGCCAACCATGGTCTTatcctgctgcagcagcttAACGCTCAGAGGGAGTTTGGCTTCCTGTGCGACTGCACTGTGGCTATCGGAGATGTCTTCTTCAAAGCCCACAAGGCCGTCCTCGCCGCCTTCTCCAACTACTTTAGAATGCTCTTCATTCACCAGGACAG tGACTGTGTGCGTCTGAAGGCCGCTGACATACAGCCAGATATCTTCAGCTACCTCCTCAACCTGATGTACACAGGCAAGCTTGCACCCCAGTTGATAGACCCTGCACGGCTGGAGCAGGGGGTCAGATTCCTGCATGCCTATCCGCTCTTGCAGGAAGCCAGCCAGTCGGTGTACTCGCACCCTGAGCACAGCATCAACCTCTCGACCTCCCTCTACGGCATCCAGATCTCTGACCAACAAGTGGCAATGTCAGCTAGATTAGCCGCTCGACGGCAGCTCTCCTCACCCTTCGACATGGAGCAACTCAGCTCAGAGGGAAAGTGTCCATCCACACCAGCTGCCGCAGTTGCGTACACAGATTCCTTACCGTTCAAATTGGCTTCCTCACCTCCAGACATGGAGGCCTCAACTAGCGGCACAAAGCCTACAGTTGAGGAAGGGGGAACGGACCTGCTAACTGCGGATGGTGCCGCAGCCAATGCCATCCTCCATGTGAAGCCCAGCATCATGAAGAGAAGTTCCTCCTTTAGGAAGCATTACTCCTGTCATCTGTGCAGGAGTCGATTCACCCAGAGAAGCCTTCTGAGAGAGCACCTCCTCCAGCACACCCAGGCTCTGCAGCAGACCCCGTCGGAGTCCAGCAATGCACTCTCACCTGTAATGACTGGAGAACATAGCATGCTAGAGATGGAGGGAATCCTTAAGGGAAACAAGGCCGCCGCAAATGCCTCAGGTGCCGCTGCGGCAGTCGAGGTAATCAGTGATAGCGAGCAAACACCTGTTTCAGGTACCAACTCGGACTCTCCCCGAGCAGAGGTGTCCACGTCCAGTTGGGGGTTTGGGGGAATAAATTCTCAGGCAGACACACCGCCTCCGTCGGACATTGCGGACATCGACAACCTGGAGAATGCTGACTTGGACCGTGAAGTGAAGCGGCGGAAGTACGAGTGCTCCACCTGCGGGCGCAAGTTCATTCAGAAGAGCCATTGGCGTGAACACATGTACATCCACACAGGCAAGCCCTTCAAATGCAGTGCTTGTGGCAAGAGCTTTTGCCGTGCCAACCAGGCGGCCCGCCACGTGTGCCTGAACCAGGGGGCTGACGCCTACACCATGGTGGACCGACAAAGCATGGAGCTTTGCACTGCGGGGGATGACAGCAGCCAGATGGAGGCAATGTTCTTGGGCTCTTCGAAGCCTTACAAATGTAACATTTGTGCAACAACCTTCTCCAGTCCCAATGAGGTGATCAAACACCTATGCTTCACCCAAGGGGGATTAGTGGGGCAGCAGGGAAACACGGGGGCAGGCATGCTGCTCCAGCGTGAAGAGTTTTCTAAAGACGAAGGCTCTGATTTGTCCAACTCTGCCACCCCACTTGAACCCATAAAGACTGAAGAGATCCTCGTAGAGTAG